GAAACGCAAGATCTTTAGACTACATGGACTAATATGCATACAAAATTATTAGATGTATGATCTTCTGATCATGTTGTCTTAATTTTCATAATTCATTTCCATTTGCAAAGAAGACAGTACAAAAACTTGATCCCAGATAAACCAGTCAGTCATTGCAGAAAATACTTTGTAATTACCTTTGAAAGGAATCTTTGCATACTTCCGCAGGTTTTCATCCAGTTTGTGATAGTCCACGTCCTCTTTCTGAGTGAACGGAGTGGCTATGGGCGGGTAGATCCCCCCGATGTCCACTCTCTGTCCCGCCGCCGCGCTTTGGGGTCGGCTCTGGGTCTTAGTTGGCTTCCACAGCACAGAGGCACCGCGTCTACACACTGCTGGACCGACAGTTCGGAGAGTTTTCACACTGAACATTGTGTCAACTGGAACGGCTGTATTTTGGCTGAAGAAGAGGGTGGGTTGACAAAGTACGGTGGTCAAATGGTAGGTTAGCCGACACCAACAGATGTTGCACTGACTATGCCAGCCCAGTTAATATTCAACGACGCTCTCTAAATATTGACAAAAAGTGAAGGGGGTTTGACATTTTCCCAGCTTTGGAAATCAGGTGTCCTTCCTCAGCGAGTCTAGTAATACAATACAGTTACCCATGTTTATGCTATGCGCTACAGATTGAGTTGTCCCAAGAATATAGGCCTAAACTCTCCAAAGTTGCCGATCTCTATACACGTTCAGTTCAATAACACTATTTGGACATTCTCATTTGCACATTGAATTAAGACATACCGGTGAATAAAATATTTGCATTTCAGTGGGGTGTAGGACCTAGGAAACTTTCAAGCTGGTTAGGCAGCAGCGCAGGCTTGCTTCAGTTttggcagagaggaagaggtaaagagaggccCAACTCGGCGGAAAATCGGTCTCCCTCCAGCAGGTGACGTTTTTTCGCACACCAAGCAAAGGGGTTTTTGTTTCGCGGTcaatgagtgtcgaatttggtcaacaacaaacaATGAATGGCTTATTAACCTCACGTGtgctacgtgaggtttatttgatTGAATAGACATTTTGGAACGCTTAGGTTGTTAGAGTGTGCTGATATAAGTAGCACACGTGACATCACCGCAATTtagagaaaaaacactttatatcgcagttgtctcgagatggctatgcatattcatgttaTGAGGCAAGTGGCATAGAGTCTCTCCATTGAGCACAgcggttgacgtcaacaaccctcatCGAATATTCAAAAGAGTATTAAAATAATGAGATGTATCCATCCACTAATCTAAAGAAAGGCGGGAGATAGACAGCCCGCGGAGgcgctttgtggacaacgactaACATTGTGAGGGCGGAGAGACaagtatcttgtcagtatatccataatctttcaTTTTGGTGAAGATCCGCCCACGTCATGCAGGGACCACCAAGAAAGAGCAAGACAGTTATAAAATATAGTTACTATTTTTGATGTTTAGAAAAACAAACCTCAGAAAGTAGGCTACTTACCGGTATTAGAACATGAGTGATAATGTTTTTGTTAAATGACCAAATCTCGCATACTATATCCATATGCAAATCATAACGTTTCTTTGGAACATGGGTGATTTAATTTATTAGGAGGACAATGGATCATGAATCTATAGAATATGTGATATTACAACAGCTATGACCAGGGCTTCAATCAGTTATAGGTAAAGATAGATACATTATCATGAATTATTGTTAGCACATATATTATCATATGTTGTACAATACTGCCGTCTTCTGGAGATTACAGCCGATATATTACAATCATGATATTATGTCTACACACAAGACAACTCACAAGTGATCCACGTTGAAATCCCAATAGTCCTAATTCACAATTGCTTTACATCAGATTACTTTGCATAATGTCTTTAAAAATAgatatattattaatattatcctCAAAATAAACCAGGCACTGGTTCTAGGTATGCTCTTACAAAAAAAGGTAATTTGGGGTTCTCTATAGAACTTTTAGGGGTTCCATACATGAAGCAAGTgatataaccctttttggttctgtATAAAACCTTTGTGTAGTCTGGAGGCATAATCACCATTCTGAGCATGGTCTGTGTGTCTGACAGACAGGTGAAAGAAAGAGTCCTGGCCTTGGCGCTGATCAGGGAGAGCTGTTTACTGAGCCAGGCTGTGCCTCGGCCAGCTCTACACAACAATATACTGCTCCTCAGCCTTTTgtttgtgtatgagagagagagagagagagagtggggagagggagagagagagaaagcgaaggGGGGAGATAGGTAGGATAAAGAGAGAATTGGGAGAGAAACAGGCAGAGCGCGAGCGAGAAAGAGATGCAGagtgggagacggagagagagagaagggggagagggagagagataatagtTTCCTAAAAGCCACATCCGATCCACAACATTCTTTTAGCAGTTATTTTTGTTTCCATTCCGTCTGCCCGCAATGTGTTGTTATGGGAatataacagacagacataccagtggaatgaccatgctgtttacgTCATTATAAAcccactgaacaaaaacatagacaTCTTTGGAATAGTGTTTTTAGTAGGTGCAGTGCAGGCAATAGCATAGGCTGCTATTTGTCCGTGCGCAAAAACAGATTCATGTTGGGTGTAGAGAGTAGAATATCTAGACAGAGTCGGGGGGAATTTGATAAGGAATCTGATAATTAAGTCTTATTACATTTCCCACGTGACAATTACTGGGGATGGGAAGCAATCTGGAATGGAAACTTCCCGTGTTCTATTTTTGTGTGTCTCAGTACGTGTGCCTTTTGGCATTCGTAGCCGGCTTCTTCGTGCAAAATGGCATTACGTCACTGCATAATTCTGGCAAATTCTCTCTCCCACCAAAAAAATGACTTGACTACAGGCGGCCAGCCAGCCACCCGCCCCGTTAGCTGCATGgtatagtagagtagagaatCAGCATCAACAACAACACCGGGAAATGCAGCTGCTGTAACGGAACTGGTCCCCCACCCACCACCGGCAGATGGAGTGTGAGCGCGCCACCGCCACGTGACTTGGTCGGTTCGCATCTGTAGTGTGGCGGAGTATCTCACTCTGCATCATGGCTGTGGAAGATGCAGCTGCCCGGTCCCGAACCGCCCTCTTCCCCAGGGTACCTTTCTCCCCAGCCCGGctgctgttcctctctctcctctccctctgcctcatcCCCTCCCCGTCCCTCGCCCTGCTCGGCTTCCGTCCGGAGGAGACCGGGGGAGAGCTGTCCGTGGACGACGGGGTGCTGAAAGCCACCGAGGGAACCCGCTTCATGCTGCGGGTCTACTACGCCTCCTCCCCACAGAGGCTCAACCGGACTGCTGGGGCCAGAGCCAACGCCGCTCCCTGGATAGCCTTCATGGAGGAGCCAAGGCCGGGGAGAGAGGGGCAGGTCCACCCGAAGAGGAATATGTGCATGGATAAAAACGCCAGGAGCTCGGATATTGAGATCTTGGGCTCTTTCAAGTCCGCTTCGAGTCAGAACTCCGTGTTGGTGGAAGTATTGGCTAAGAACCTGCGCAGGGGAGAGAAGATGAAGTACTATTCCATGTGCGCCTTCGACGGGTCCAAATGGGAACACTACCGGACCCGGGATTTCTGGGTCGCCGTGGTGGAGCGCGGGGCCGAACCGGACCTCTGGCTTCAAGTGTTAGTATCGGTTCTGTTACTGGCCCTCTCGGCGCTCTTCAGTGGCCTGAACCTCAGTCTGCTCGCGTTGGACCCGGTGGAGCTCCAGGTTCTGCAGAACAGCGGCACGGACAAGGAGCAGAAATACGCCAGGAAAATTGAGTCAGTGCGGCGGCACGGTAACTACGTCCTGTGCACTTTGCTGCTGGGCAACGCGCTGATCAACGCGGCGCTCGCAGTGTGGATGTGTCAGATCCTGGGGATGACCTGGTTGTCCACCATTATCTGCGCGTTTGGGATCTTTTTCATCGGGGAGATCCTGCCGCACTCTGTTGCGTCGCGGCACGGCCTGGCCATTGCGTCCAAAACCATCTGGGTAACCCGTCTTCTCATGgttctctccttccccatctcctACCCCATCAGTAAACTCCTAGACTTCATCCTCCACCAGGAGATCAGTAACTTTTATACGCGGGAAAAACTCCTTGAGATGCTGCGTGTGACCGACCCGTACCACGACCTGGTTAAAGAGGAGCTCAACATCATACAGGGCGCGCTCGAGCTCCGGACCAAGACCGTAGAAGATGTTCTGACTCCGCTAACCGACTGCTTCATGCTCACCTCGGAAGCGGTGCTGGACTTTAACACCATGTCGGAGATTATGCAGAGCGGCTACACGCGCATCCCGGTGTTTGAAAACTTGCGGTCGAACATTGTGGATATTCTGTTCGTGAAGGACTTGGCGTTCGTTGACCCTGATGACTGTACCCATCTGAAGACCATAACACAGTTCTATAAACACCCCATGCACTGTGTGTTCAACGACACCAAACTGGATGCCATGCTGGAGGAGTTCAAGAAGGGTAAGGAGAGGGGGGAGTAAGATCACCCAAGAAACTCTAGAAACGATGGTATGATTGTGtgtctcccccctcactctctctctatctttttctccccttctctcctccccccactCGCCCTCCCCCATCCCTACCCCCCACTCTcgctcttctccccctctctcgcctctcctcctctctctccccctctctcccttcttggCCGAGTCACTGGTTTAAGCTCCTATTGTTCATTACATTTCCATAAACTACAACAGTTTACATGTAGGGCCTACCTGTGTCAATGTAGTCATATAAAGTAACTTCAGTGAGATTCTCTCTGTGGAAACAACTGCTGTCTGCTCATAAGAGGCGCTGTACCATAGTGTGACTAACAGGGATATCCCATCTCAGTGATAGtctactacaaagggaatagggtgccatttggaatacaTATTACGATATAGCCTATTCCTAATGGGCAATTTATGATGAAATGGGCAGGTAAGGTGGCTTGGTGGGTGTGTCTCCTGTTGACCAATAGCAGGTAGCCATGTTGCCATgtggtctgtgtctgtatatgggGGAAGAAGGCAGTGTCAGCGTTTCTCATGTTGTTGCATGCAGAGGCTGTGCTAGAGAAACACATGAAGGACACCTTCAATAGATGTATGTGTTTACACTGTCTCGAcccatattcataaagcatctcagagaagtagtgctgatcttggatcagtttcTCCTTTTAGATCACATAATTAATGAGATTACATGAACaagagggacctgatcctagatcagcactcagtATAATTAACACAGACGAATGCATAacaaaacagtgtgtgtgtgtgtgtgcgtgcgtgtgtgtgtgtgtgtgtgtgtgtgtgtgtgtgtgtgtgtgtgtgtgtgtgtgtgtgtgtgtgtgtgtgtgtgtgtgtgtgtgtgtgtgtgtgtgtgtgtgtgtgtgtttaagagagagagagttttgaattgaattgagagcacCAGcgtgatagagagatagagggatgagaaTGTCAtggtgacacagagagagagagagagagagagacatgaaaggCTGATACCTTTAGAATGTCCTTTCCTGTCATgacaccccctcccctctctctctctccctccacccctccattgcTCCGCCCCAGGAGAGAAGACATGAAATATTCATAGAACACTTttgccctcttcctctccctccctctctctctcttcatctgtccTCTGTGGTGCTGCATTCAACacagccactgtgtgtgtgtgtgtgtgtgtgtgtgtgtgtgtgtgtgtgtgtgtgtgtgtgtgtgtgtgtgtgtgtgtgtgtgtgtgtgtgtgtgtgtgtgtgtgtgtgtgtgtgtgtgtgtgtgtgtgtgtgtgtgtgtgtgtgtgtgtgtgtgtgtgtgtgtgtgtgagagagagaggacatgactgtgtgtgttttccgtatatgggagagagaaagaaagaaagaaagaaagagagagagacagagatagagagagagagagagagagagagagagagcatgactgTGTGTGGTGATGCTGCAACCCCATTTAGTCAAACCAAAGCAGAAATCAGCAAAGTACAACAgactactccctccctccctaccacaGTGACTGTAGCCTTTATGAACAAGTGCACAAGAGTGTATTCcaacactgagctaaagcctagagacactaggtgtaggagctgagttaaagcctagagacactaggtgtgggagctgagataaagcctagagacactaggtgtgggagctgagataaagcctagagacactaggtgtgggagctgagttaaagcctagagacactaggtgtgggagctgagttaaagcctagagacactaggtgtgggagctgagctaaagcctagagacactaggtgtgggagctgagataaagcctagagacactaggtgtgggagctgagttaaagcctagagacactaggtgtgggagctgagataaagcctagagacactaggtgtgggagctgagttaaagcctagagacactaggtgtgggagctgagctaaagcctagagacactaggtgtgggagctgagataaagcctatagacactaggtgtgggagctgagataaagcctagagacactaggtgtgggagctgagctaaagcctagagaCACTAGGTGTGGGAGCTGAGTTAAAGCCTAGAGACACTAGGTGTGGGAGCTGAGTTAAAGCCTAGAGACACTAGGTGTGGGAGCTGAGATAAAGCCTAGAGACGCTAGGTGTGggagctgagctaaagcctagagacactaggtgtgggagctgagctaaagcctagagaCACTAGGTGTAGGAGCTGAGATAAAGCCTAGAGACACTAGATGTGGGAGCTGAGATAAAGCCTAGAGACACTAGGTGTGGGAGCTGAGTTAAAGCCTAGAGACACTAGATGTGGGAGCTGAGATAAAGCCTAGAGACACTAGGTGTAGGAGCTGAGATAAAGCCTAGAGACACTAGATGTGGGAGCTGAGTTAAAGCCTAGAGACACTAGGTGTAGGAGCTGAGATAAAGCCTAGAGACACTAGGTGTGGGAGCTGAGATAAAGCCGAGACACTAGGTGTAGGAGCTGAGTTAAAGCCTAGAGACACTAGATGTGGGAGCTGAGCTAAAGCCGAGACACTAGGTGTAGGAGCTGAGTTAAAGCCTAGAGACACTAGGTGTGGGAGCTGAGTTAAAGCCTAGAGACACTAGGTGTGGGAGCTGAGATAAAGCCCAGAGACACTAGGTGTGGGAGCTGAGCTAAAGCCGAGACACTAGGTGTAGGAGCTGAGTTAAAGCCTAGAGACACTAGGTGTAGGAGCTGAGATAAAGCCTAGAGACACTAGGTGTGGGAGCTGAGCTAAAGCCGAGACACTAGGTGTAGGAGCTGAGTTAAAGCCTAGAGACACTAGGTGTAGGAGCTGAGATAAAGCCCAGAGACACTAGGTGTGGGAGCTGAGCTAAAGCCCAGAGACACTGGGTGTGGGAGCTGAGCTAAAGCCCAGAGACACTAGGTGTAGGAGCTGAGATAAAGCCCAGAGACACTAGGTGTGGGAGCTGAGTTAAAGCCTAGAGACACTAGGTATGGGAGCTGAGTTAAAGCCTAGAGACACTAGGTGTAGGAGCTGAGTTAAAGCCTAGAGACACTAGGTGTGGGAGCTGAGATAAAGCCTAGAGACACTAGGTGTGGGAGCTGAGTTAAACCTAGAGACACTAGGTGTGGGAGCTGAGTTAAAGCCTAGAGACACTAGGTGTGGGAGCTGAGTTAAAGCCTAGAGACACTAGGTGTAGGAGCTGAGTTAAAGCCTAGAGACACTAGGTGTGGGAGCTGAGTTAAAGCCTAGAGACACTAGGTGTGggagctgagctaaagcctagagaCACTAGGTGTGGGAGCTGAGTTAAAGCCTAGAGACACTAGGTGTCAATCTATCTAGGCTTACACCAGCACTGGTACCAGGCAGTATTAGCTAGCTCGCTATGTTCAACCTGACGCTTAGTACATTTAGCAAGCtaatctagctagccagctaactagtgattagcattagcggctaatACAAATTATTTTAGCAACAGCTTGCTAAGAAAACACAAGCTAGTATGTAGTAGTTTGCAGACAGGAAGGTACACAAAGTAATAACCATGCAGAGTGAAAGGCAAGAAAGTGGTTGTGTCTCTGTGGTTGAGCCACTgctctccttgagtgacagggggcccGGCTTGGTGTGTTTAGCGCCGTGCAgcagcaggagagggagagacatgacTCCAGTAGCAAACGGAGTAAACTACTAAAACTGACATGATGCGCACCGGAGTTGAGTGTCACATTTATCAAACCAAACATTGAAATAACGTTATGTGTGTAAGAGCTGTTAATGTGCTGCTAGACCCGACCCATATAAAGAAGATCTgacagaatctctctctctcttcctctagacCCGACCCATATAAAGAAGATCTgacagaatctctctctctcttcctctagacCCGACCCATATAAAGAAGATCTgacagaatctctctctctcttcctctagacCCGACCCATATAAAGAAGATCTgacagaatctctctctctcttcctctagacCTGACCCATATAAAGAAGATCTgacagaatctctctctctcttcctctagacCTGACCCATATAAAGAAGATCTgacagaatctctctctctctttttctctcactctctttctctttctctcgctctcaattcaattcaattcaaggggctttattggcatgggaaacatgtgttaacattgccaaagctctctctctctctcttttcctctcgctctcttttcctctcgctctctttcgctctcattctctctctctctctttctcgctctctctctctcccccccagtcAGAGTgagacacagccagagtgggtgaAGAGAGGGTAGCACAGTAGGAACAGCAAGGAGATCTCTTGTGGATGCTGTTGGGGGGTGGAACGCTGcagctgtgtgggtgtgtgtgagagagagagggtagctgcAGCTGTGTGCAAGGATGTGTGTAAGTTTTGACTGTGTTACATAATGGCTGATGATGTAATCTTCAGCTGCTAGTGTCTGcagtgcagtctctctctctctctctctctctctctctctctctctctctctctctctctctctctctctctatctctctatctctctctctctctctcttcccctctctctctctctctctctctctctctctctctctctctctctctctctctctcttcctctctctctctccagggggatCCCTGAGTAGTCTCTGTACAACCCAATCACCCTTCATGCCCCCTCCAACCccctaccccctccaacccctacccccctccccctctattctcctcttctcctcctgtcctctactcaatcactcactcacaaacaaacacaatgaACCAGCCTCCCATTCCTTCCATCTAAATCACCATCTCACAGAACCTTTAACATCAACAAACAGAAGCAGAAATAGACCATATCTAACTAACAAATCAACTAGACTGTTTATCTGAAACGATTCCCCATTTACTCTGGCTGTGTCTCTAATAATACCCCCCTGTTACCATGGAGATTACCCCCTCCCCCGTGtgtgcatcacaaatggcacacAGTTTCTATACAGTGCCCTTCTTTTGACCTGTGATTgtttctctccctcgttctctgtgGGCCctggtgcactaaatagggaatagggtgccacctgGGACTCAGCTGTGCATCATCCCTCTGCTGGGAAGTTTGGCGTCACTAGGGCCTCCTGGGTATTGGTGTGTCACTGGGCGATGACCCAGGGGTGTGTATTCACTAGAAACCAAACGGAAGCACACTGAACAAAACGGGGAGGGATCTTTTTTCAGTTTCTAAATGTTGTACAACGGGTTGCTACGGTGTgctctaatgaatacacccctgttgTGTTTCTACTAGATCGCTTACTGGTTCTATTCCTGTGGCCTCATGGGAGATGTAGTCTTTGTGTttgtgttaaaaaaaataattaaaaaaactttattcaaccaggtaggctagttgagaacaagttctcatttacaactgcaacttggccaagataaagcaaagcagtacgacaaaaacaacaacacagagttacacatggattaaacaaacgtacagtcaataacacaatagaaaaaaagaaagtctatatacagtgtgtgcaaatggcgtgaggaggtaaggcaataaataggccatagtagagaAGTAATtaaaatttagcaaattaacactggagtgatagatgagcagatgatgatgtgcaagtagaaatactgctgTGCAAAAGAGAAGAaaactaaataaaaacaatatggggataagGTAGGTAGATTGAGTGGGTTATTtacagtgatcggttagctgctcagatagctgatgtttaaagttagtgagggaaatataagtctccagcttcagagatttttgcaagtcactggcagcagagaacttgaaggaaaggcggccaaagaggtgttggctttgggggtgaccagtgagatatacctgctggagcgcgtgctacgggtgggtgttgttatcgtgaccagtgaactgagataaggcggagctttacctagcatggacttatagatgacctggagccagtgggtctggcgacgaatatgtagcgagggccagccgactagagcatacaggtcgcagtggtgggtggtataaggggctttggtaacaaaacggatggcactgtgatagactacatccagtttgctgagtagagtattggaagctattttgtagatgacattgccgaagtcgaggatcggtgggata
This genomic stretch from Salvelinus fontinalis isolate EN_2023a unplaced genomic scaffold, ASM2944872v1 scaffold_0090, whole genome shotgun sequence harbors:
- the LOC129843029 gene encoding metal transporter CNNM1-like (The sequence of the model RefSeq protein was modified relative to this genomic sequence to represent the inferred CDS: added 941 bases not found in genome assembly) encodes the protein MAVEDAAARSRTALFPRVPFSPARLLFLSLLSLCLIPSPSLALLGFRPEETGGELSVDDGVLKATEGTRFMLRVYYASSPQRLNRTAGARANAAPWIAFMEEPRPGREGQVHPKRNMCMDKNARSSDIEILGSFKSASSQNSVLVEVLAKNLRRGEKMKYYSMCAFDGSKWEHYRTRDFWVAVVERGAEPDLWLQVLVSVLLLALSALFSGLNLSLLALDPVELQVLQNSGTDKEQKYARKIESVRRHGNYVLCTLLLGNALINAALAVWMCQILGMTWLSTIICAFGIFFIGEILPHSVASRHGLAIASKTIWVTRLLMVLSFPISYPISKLLDFILHQEISNFYTREKLLEMLRVTDPYHDLVKEELNIIQGALELRTKTVEDVLTPLTDCFMLTSEAVLDFNTMSEIMQSGYTRIPVFENLRSNIVDILFVKDLAFVDPDDCTHLKTITQFYKHPMHCVFNDTKLDAMLEEFKKGKSHLAIVQRVNNEGEGDPFYEVMGIVTLEDVIEEIIKSEILDETDLYTDNRSKRRVSHHERKQQDFSIFKLSENEMKVKISPQLLLATHRFLSTEVEPFKPAHLSEKILLRLIKHPSVVQELSYDDKNKLAPQHFLFQRNKPVDYLILLLQGRVEVEFGKEALRFENGAFAYYGVPAIMPTVHRSPSRSSGLDRSDSMLYGGSLGQLNGGGSVYLPDYSVRQLTHLQVIKITRSHYQNALTATLMDSSPQTPDTDARPTDGNTPDLPVPEQSGDHLLPPRETRPSSARTRGQQSSVPHSTSLLNEKNRIVRSKSDGQNSPSDSVFLRMDEISYIREEHSERDGPNDTASVAIETDAPSSFISTLSLSGSEDTLGKKLLLKLSHKKRKKSREGDKTPEETSEQPLVKT